A part of Arthrobacter dokdonellae genomic DNA contains:
- a CDS encoding type II toxin-antitoxin system HipA family toxin produces the protein MKNPEDAKKIHHAVVYKQGRPAATLVRQARDGVVFSYLPNYLSTGGPAIAATLPLLDVPVTLAHGSVPAFFAGLLPEGERLAKLRWAVKTTITDEFSLLLAAGQNPVGDVRVVPAGDPLEAVPPLLAVTKTMDTVRFSDFAAIPGPVDPSALPGLQDKVTASYVHDKDPSRAYILKFNDGSHARQVETEYLLLEKARALSIPVAASRLVYDAVGQAALLVSRFDRSPAGPLAAEDAAQLLGLPPSRKYDIPTEAVAAAITGMCSAHVLAARNVFLQFLFGWLTGNGNLHAKNISVVRQPGGEWFVAPAYDLQCTLAAEIEQGFAAGVPGGIVTDLTDGDPSRDPGMALPLGGSAGSRTGLGRNDWLSFARSLHLPERLAAKSIDKALAASALTAAELPFGRDVSAAVVRVLGIRRKAMLP, from the coding sequence GTGAAGAACCCCGAGGATGCCAAGAAGATCCACCACGCGGTGGTCTACAAGCAGGGCAGGCCGGCCGCGACGCTGGTCCGCCAGGCACGTGACGGTGTCGTGTTCTCCTACCTGCCCAACTACCTCAGCACCGGCGGGCCGGCCATTGCCGCCACATTGCCCCTCCTCGACGTGCCCGTGACGCTGGCCCACGGCAGCGTGCCGGCGTTCTTCGCCGGATTGCTGCCGGAGGGCGAACGGCTCGCCAAGCTGCGGTGGGCCGTGAAGACCACCATCACCGACGAGTTCTCGCTCCTGCTGGCTGCCGGACAGAACCCGGTGGGCGACGTGCGGGTTGTGCCCGCCGGTGACCCCCTCGAGGCGGTGCCGCCGCTGCTTGCCGTCACCAAGACCATGGACACCGTCCGCTTTTCGGACTTCGCCGCGATCCCCGGTCCCGTCGATCCGTCCGCGCTTCCGGGCCTCCAGGACAAGGTCACCGCCTCCTACGTCCATGACAAGGACCCCTCGCGGGCCTACATCCTCAAGTTCAACGACGGCAGCCACGCACGCCAGGTCGAGACCGAATACCTGCTCCTTGAGAAGGCCAGGGCGCTGTCCATTCCCGTTGCCGCCTCCCGGCTGGTGTACGACGCCGTTGGCCAGGCCGCGTTGCTTGTCTCCCGTTTTGACCGGTCCCCGGCAGGACCCCTCGCGGCGGAGGACGCCGCGCAGCTGCTCGGCCTGCCGCCGTCACGCAAGTACGACATTCCCACCGAGGCGGTGGCCGCTGCCATCACGGGCATGTGCTCGGCCCACGTCCTGGCTGCCCGCAACGTGTTCCTGCAGTTCCTGTTCGGATGGCTGACGGGCAACGGAAACCTGCATGCCAAGAACATCTCTGTGGTCCGGCAGCCGGGCGGGGAATGGTTCGTGGCTCCCGCCTACGACCTCCAGTGCACGCTCGCGGCGGAGATCGAGCAGGGCTTTGCCGCCGGCGTTCCCGGTGGCATCGTCACCGACCTGACCGACGGCGACCCGTCGCGCGATCCCGGCATGGCCCTGCCCCTGGGGGGCAGCGCCGGCAGCCGGACCGGGCTTGGACGCAACGACTGGCTGAGCTTCGCCCGCAGCCTGCACCTGCCCGAGCGGCTCGCGGCAAAGAGCATTGACAAGGCGCTGGCCGCCTCCGCCCTGACCGCGGCGGAACTGCCGTTTGGACGGGACGTGAGTGCCGCCGTCGTCCGCGTCCTGGGCATCAGACGCAAGGCCATGCTGCCGTAG
- a CDS encoding helix-turn-helix domain-containing protein, translated as MDAAQLGAALRARRRELDLTQVETADLADISPRVLSDLENGRETVRLDILNAVANALGLSLNLSVQAP; from the coding sequence GTGGATGCAGCCCAACTCGGCGCAGCGCTGCGCGCCCGGCGCCGGGAACTGGACCTGACCCAGGTGGAAACCGCTGACCTGGCGGACATTTCCCCGCGCGTGCTCAGCGACCTGGAAAACGGGCGCGAAACCGTTCGCCTGGACATTCTTAACGCCGTGGCCAATGCCCTGGGCCTGAGCCTGAACCTGAGCGTGCAGGCGCCATGA
- the kynU gene encoding kynureninase gives MDAAPQPAPPATREACVAADAADPLRRFRNDFLLPDGVIYLDGNSLGARPRTSLDVAARVLEEEWGTGLIRSWNTAGWFELPGRLGDKLAPLIGAGPGEVVVTDTTSLNLFKSLAAALRIQQAQDPARKVIVTERDNFPTDIYMAEGIADFLDQGYSVRLVDEGLPLEAALRGDVAVVALSHVNYRTGAMWDMASTTSLVHDAGALVIWDLAHAAGAVPVDLRGGGADFAVGCTYKYLNGGPGSPAFIWVNARHQDRFWQPLSGWWGHARPFAMEDSYEPVAGIGRFLCGTQPVVSMALVECGLDVSLAADIGAVREKSLALTDLFIALVQARRGSHPLELVTPLDRARRGSHVSYAHPGGYAIMQALISRGVIGDYREPHVLRFGITPLYLGYADVWDAVDALFDILDNRHWDAPQFRERLQVT, from the coding sequence ATGGACGCAGCACCGCAGCCCGCACCGCCCGCCACCCGGGAAGCCTGCGTGGCCGCCGACGCCGCCGATCCCCTGCGCCGCTTCCGCAACGACTTCCTGCTGCCCGACGGCGTCATCTACCTGGACGGAAACTCGCTTGGCGCCCGGCCGCGCACCTCCCTGGACGTGGCCGCACGCGTGCTGGAGGAGGAATGGGGCACGGGGCTGATCCGCAGCTGGAACACGGCCGGCTGGTTTGAGCTCCCCGGACGCCTGGGCGACAAGCTCGCGCCGCTGATCGGCGCCGGCCCCGGCGAAGTGGTGGTCACGGACACCACGTCGCTGAACCTGTTCAAGTCGCTGGCAGCCGCGCTGCGCATCCAACAGGCGCAGGACCCGGCACGAAAGGTCATCGTGACCGAACGTGACAACTTCCCCACCGACATTTACATGGCCGAGGGCATCGCCGACTTCCTCGACCAGGGTTACTCGGTCCGCCTCGTGGACGAGGGGCTCCCGCTGGAGGCCGCGCTGCGAGGCGACGTGGCCGTCGTCGCACTGTCCCACGTCAACTACCGCACCGGGGCCATGTGGGACATGGCGTCCACCACCTCCCTGGTGCACGACGCCGGCGCCCTGGTGATCTGGGATCTCGCCCACGCGGCCGGTGCCGTGCCGGTGGACCTGCGCGGTGGCGGGGCGGACTTCGCCGTGGGCTGCACCTACAAGTACCTCAACGGCGGCCCGGGCTCGCCCGCCTTCATCTGGGTCAATGCCCGGCACCAGGACCGCTTTTGGCAGCCGCTCTCCGGCTGGTGGGGGCATGCCCGGCCTTTTGCGATGGAGGACTCATACGAGCCGGTGGCGGGGATCGGCCGTTTCCTGTGCGGGACGCAGCCGGTGGTGTCCATGGCCCTGGTGGAATGCGGGCTCGACGTGAGCCTGGCGGCGGACATTGGCGCCGTGCGGGAGAAGTCGCTGGCGCTGACCGACCTGTTCATTGCGTTGGTGCAGGCACGGCGAGGGTCGCATCCGCTGGAGCTGGTGACGCCCTTGGACCGGGCCCGGCGCGGCAGCCACGTCAGCTACGCGCACCCGGGCGGCTATGCCATCATGCAGGCGCTCATCAGTCGCGGCGTCATTGGCGACTACCGCGAGCCCCATGTCCTCCGCTTCGGGATCACGCCCCTGTACCTGGGCTACGCCGACGTCTGGGACGCGGTGGATGCCCTGTTCGACATCCTGGACAACCGCCATTGGGACGCTCCGCAGTTCCGGGAGCGGCTGCAGGTCACGTAG
- a CDS encoding MFS transporter: protein MSNFVVKKPWTGRIGALLGIMVMALSLRAAVSVVPPLLGELRGELGFDAGTIGLLAMLPPLIFAVFGLLTPLLIRRFGLEKVLVGAVVLAVAGQLVRAASGQVWPFLGWSAVVMAGYGIGNVVLPPLVKKYFPDRVGVVTAGYVTLLAVGTAASPQLAVPVAGLAGWRVSIGLWASVSFLVLLPWAAQALRDRQTRRSAADDAGRPPGAGPAGSVGDAGHGGVPRLVPWRSPVAWGLAIFLAGNSAQTYVYFTWLPPYLAGEGLDPATAGSALAYFAILGLPVSLLVPLWVPRMKNPIIAISIFAVFWTIGHLGLYLSPMHGTWLWVTSAGLGQGTFATALLMVNLRSRTTHGSAVLSGFSQGVGYAGAGIAPLFFGTIHDATGSWTWSFATLGVCLLVMMTGAVMINPKRYIEDSAAAPVPDSLPQRT, encoded by the coding sequence GTGAGCAATTTTGTTGTGAAGAAGCCGTGGACCGGGCGCATCGGCGCGCTGCTGGGGATCATGGTCATGGCCCTGAGCCTGCGTGCGGCCGTCTCCGTGGTGCCCCCGCTGCTCGGCGAGCTGCGGGGTGAACTGGGGTTCGACGCCGGCACCATCGGCCTGCTGGCCATGCTCCCACCGCTGATCTTCGCCGTGTTCGGGCTGTTGACGCCGCTGCTGATCCGCCGTTTCGGCCTCGAAAAGGTGCTCGTGGGGGCCGTGGTGCTGGCCGTGGCGGGGCAGCTGGTGCGCGCGGCGAGTGGACAGGTGTGGCCGTTCCTCGGGTGGTCGGCCGTGGTCATGGCCGGCTACGGGATAGGCAACGTGGTGCTGCCGCCGCTGGTGAAAAAATACTTCCCGGACCGCGTGGGCGTGGTGACGGCCGGGTACGTGACGCTGCTGGCCGTGGGAACGGCCGCCAGCCCGCAGCTGGCCGTCCCGGTGGCCGGGCTCGCCGGCTGGCGCGTGTCCATCGGCCTGTGGGCGTCGGTCAGCTTCCTGGTGCTGCTGCCATGGGCCGCCCAGGCCCTGCGCGACCGCCAGACGCGCCGCAGCGCCGCGGACGACGCCGGCCGCCCGCCTGGCGCTGGCCCCGCCGGTTCCGTCGGGGACGCCGGCCACGGTGGCGTGCCGAGACTGGTGCCGTGGCGCTCACCGGTGGCGTGGGGGCTGGCCATCTTCCTGGCCGGCAATTCGGCACAGACCTACGTTTACTTCACCTGGCTGCCGCCATATCTGGCCGGCGAGGGCCTGGACCCGGCCACGGCCGGGTCGGCGCTGGCCTATTTTGCCATTTTGGGCCTGCCGGTGAGCCTGCTGGTGCCGCTGTGGGTGCCGCGCATGAAGAACCCGATCATCGCCATTTCCATCTTTGCCGTCTTCTGGACCATCGGACACCTGGGCCTGTACCTGTCGCCGATGCACGGCACCTGGCTGTGGGTGACCTCGGCCGGGTTGGGCCAGGGCACGTTCGCCACCGCCCTTTTGATGGTGAACCTGCGCTCGCGGACCACGCACGGCTCCGCGGTCCTGTCGGGATTCAGCCAGGGCGTGGGGTACGCCGGAGCCGGCATCGCGCCCCTGTTCTTTGGCACCATCCACGACGCCACCGGATCCTGGACCTGGTCGTTCGCCACGCTGGGCGTGTGCCTGCTCGTGATGATGACGGGGGCCGTCATGATCAACCCGAAGCGCTACATTGAGGATTCCGCCGCGGCGCCCGTCCCCGACAGCCTGCCCCAGCGGACTTGA